A genomic segment from Oncorhynchus keta strain PuntledgeMale-10-30-2019 chromosome 9, Oket_V2, whole genome shotgun sequence encodes:
- the LOC118387547 gene encoding G-protein-signaling modulator 1-like isoform X3: MSSNSCHLTGAQSAVCRLVHRGFRPRALLMPIRLELGVYVEKTRTKQKHRMEASCLELALEGERLCKAGDFKGGTAFFEAAVQVGTEDLKTLSAIYSQLGNAYFYLKEYGKALEYHRHDLTLARTIGDRIGEGKASGNLGNTLKVLGRFDEATVCCQRHLDISQEQGDKVGEARALYNIGNVFHAKGKQQLWGCTQDPGDLPPVVRDTLKRATSFYERNLCLVKELGDRAAQGRAFGNLGNTHYLLGNFVEAIKFHRQRLSIAKEFGDKAAERRAYSNLGNALIFLGQFNTATEYYRKTLQLSRQLKDKVMEAQACYSLGNTYTLMQQYERAIDYHLKHLLIAQELMDRVGEGRACWSLGNAYVSLQNHRQALHYARKYLDISREIGDRNGELTARMNVEQMMEALGVNESDLSSCGSEFEVQGARPKYTKRNSMDSVELWKYSSDKIGDSQDVDSISRRTKSQQSQPGRGKGYPDSLSSNDRQWLESPVDTDDITVQVPPPKLGRDPSDEDCFFDLLSKFQSSRMDDQRCHLDDLNEENGENDPTLITSPQTEELFDLIVSSQSRRLDDQRVSVSNLPGLRITHNNLGHLCVDADPQEPSDDFFNMLMKCQSSRIDDQRCSPPEGGPRAPTVPDEDFFSLIQRVQAKRMDEQRVHLPSDEQDGPDSDQEPPSGDSS, from the exons ATGTCATCTAACTCTTGCCATCTCACTGGGGCCCAGAGTGCGGTGTGCAGGCTGGTCCACCGGGGCTTCAGACCCCGGGCCCTGCTGATGCCCATAAGGCTGGAGCTGGGGGTGTACGTCGAGAAGACCCGCACCAAACAGAAACACAG GATGGAGGCCTCATGTCTGGAGTTggccctggagggagagaggctgtGTAAGGCAGGGGACTTTAAAGGGGGGACAGCGTTTTTCGAGGCGGCTGTGCAGGTGGGAACAGAAGACCTGAAGACCCTCAGTGCCATCTACAGCCAACTGGGCAACGCCTACTTTTACCTGAAGGAATACGGCAAGGCCCTGGAGTACCACAGACATGACCTCACTCTGGCCAG GACAATAGGGGACAGGATAGGGGAGGGAAAAGCCAGCGGTAACCTTGGAAACACACTGAAGGTTTTGGGGCGCTTCGACGAGGCAACAGTGTGCTGTCAGAGACACCTGGACATCTCTCAAGAGCAGGGGGACaag GTGGGAGAGGCCAGGGCTCTGTATAATATAGGGAATGTGTTCCATGCCAAAGGAAAGCAGCAGCTATGGGGCTGTACCCAGGACCCTGGAGACCTGCCACCAGTCGTCAGAGATACACTGAAAAGGGCTACTAGCTTCTATGA gaGGAATCTGTGTCTGGTCAAAGAGCTGGGCGACCGAGCTGCTCAGGGCAGGGCCTTTGGTAACCTAGGCAACACCCACTACTTGCTGGGAAATTTTGTGGAGGCCATCAAATTCCACAGACAG AGGCTGTCCATCGCCAAGGAGTTTGGTGACAAAGCAGCTGAACGTAGAGCCTATAGTAACCTAGGCAACGCTCTGATTTTCCTGGGACAGTTCAACACTGCCACGGAGTACTACAG GAAAACTCTGCAGCTGTCTCGTCAGTTGAAGGACAAGGTGATGGAGGCACAGGCATGTTACAGCCTGGGGAACACCTACACTTTGATGCAACAGTACGAGAGAGCCATAGACTACCACCTCAAACACCTCCTCATAGCCCAGGAGCTCATGGACAG GGTTGGTGAGGGCCGTGCCTGCTGGAGTCTGGGAAATGCCTATGTGTCTTTACAGAACCATCGCCAGGCCCTGCACTACGCCCGCAAATACCTAGACATTTCCAGAGAG ATTGGGGACAGGAATGGCGAGTTGACTGCCAGGATGAATGTGGAGCAGATGATGGAGGCTCTGGGGGTCAACGAGAGTGACCTTTCATCATGTGGGTCAGAGTTCGAGGTGCAAG GAGCCAGACCAAAATACACCAAGAGAAACAGCATGGACAGTGTCGAACTGTGGAAGTACTCGTCAGATAAG ATTGGAGACAGCCAGGATGTGGACAGTATATCCCGGAGAACCAAGAGTCAGCAGTCTCAGCCAGGCAGAGGGAAGGGCTACCCCGACAGCCTGTCCTCAAATGACAGGCAATGGTTGGAATCCCCTGTGGACACCGATGACATAACTGTCCAAGTCCCGCCTCCA AAGCTGGGTCGTGACCCCTCCGATGAGGACTGCTTCTTCGACCTTCTCAGCAAGTTCCAGAGCAGCCGCATGGATGATCAGCGCTGCCACCTAGACGACCTGAATGAAGAGAATGGAGAAAATG ACCCTACACTCATCACGTCACCCCAGACAGAGGAGCTATTTGACCTGATCGTCAGTTCCCAGAGCCGTCGCCTGGACGACCAGCGGGTCAGCGTCAGCAACTTACCCGGCCTCAGGATCACCCATAACAACCTGGGCCACCTGTGTGTCGATGCAGACCCCCAGGAGCCAAGCGATGACTTCTTCAACATGCTCATGAAGTGCCAG TCCTCCAGGATCGATGACCAACGGTGTTCCCCACCAGAAGGGGGGCCCCGGGCCCCCACGGTGCCTGACGAGGACTTCTTTAGTCTGATCCAGAGGGTACAGGCCAAGCGCATGGACGAGCAGCGGGTCCACCTCCCGTCAGATGAACAGGATGGGCCCGACTCCGACCAAGAACCACCCTCCGGAGACTCCAGCTAG
- the LOC118387547 gene encoding G-protein-signaling modulator 1-like isoform X1: protein MSSNSCHLTGAQSAVCRLVHRGFRPRALLMPIRLELGVYVEKTRTKQKHRMEASCLELALEGERLCKAGDFKGGTAFFEAAVQVGTEDLKTLSAIYSQLGNAYFYLKEYGKALEYHRHDLTLARTIGDRIGEGKASGNLGNTLKVLGRFDEATVCCQRHLDISQEQGDKVGEARALYNIGNVFHAKGKQQLWGCTQDPGDLPPVVRDTLKRATSFYERNLCLVKELGDRAAQGRAFGNLGNTHYLLGNFVEAIKFHRQRLSIAKEFGDKAAERRAYSNLGNALIFLGQFNTATEYYRKTLQLSRQLKDKVMEAQACYSLGNTYTLMQQYERAIDYHLKHLLIAQELMDRVGEGRACWSLGNAYVSLQNHRQALHYARKYLDISREIGDRNGELTARMNVEQMMEALGVNESDLSSCGSEFEVQGARPKYTKRNSMDSVELWKYSSDKIGDSQDVDSISRRTKSQQSQPGRGKGYPDSLSSNDRQWLESPVDTDDITVQVPPPKLGRDPSDEDCFFDLLSKFQSSRMDDQRCHLDDLNEENGENGENGGAVSLNEMLDPTLITSPQTEELFDLIVSSQSRRLDDQRVSVSNLPGLRITHNNLGHLCVDADPQEPSDDFFNMLMKCQSSRIDDQRCSPPEGGPRAPTVPDEDFFSLIQRVQAKRMDEQRVHLPSDEQDGPDSDQEPPSGDSS from the exons ATGTCATCTAACTCTTGCCATCTCACTGGGGCCCAGAGTGCGGTGTGCAGGCTGGTCCACCGGGGCTTCAGACCCCGGGCCCTGCTGATGCCCATAAGGCTGGAGCTGGGGGTGTACGTCGAGAAGACCCGCACCAAACAGAAACACAG GATGGAGGCCTCATGTCTGGAGTTggccctggagggagagaggctgtGTAAGGCAGGGGACTTTAAAGGGGGGACAGCGTTTTTCGAGGCGGCTGTGCAGGTGGGAACAGAAGACCTGAAGACCCTCAGTGCCATCTACAGCCAACTGGGCAACGCCTACTTTTACCTGAAGGAATACGGCAAGGCCCTGGAGTACCACAGACATGACCTCACTCTGGCCAG GACAATAGGGGACAGGATAGGGGAGGGAAAAGCCAGCGGTAACCTTGGAAACACACTGAAGGTTTTGGGGCGCTTCGACGAGGCAACAGTGTGCTGTCAGAGACACCTGGACATCTCTCAAGAGCAGGGGGACaag GTGGGAGAGGCCAGGGCTCTGTATAATATAGGGAATGTGTTCCATGCCAAAGGAAAGCAGCAGCTATGGGGCTGTACCCAGGACCCTGGAGACCTGCCACCAGTCGTCAGAGATACACTGAAAAGGGCTACTAGCTTCTATGA gaGGAATCTGTGTCTGGTCAAAGAGCTGGGCGACCGAGCTGCTCAGGGCAGGGCCTTTGGTAACCTAGGCAACACCCACTACTTGCTGGGAAATTTTGTGGAGGCCATCAAATTCCACAGACAG AGGCTGTCCATCGCCAAGGAGTTTGGTGACAAAGCAGCTGAACGTAGAGCCTATAGTAACCTAGGCAACGCTCTGATTTTCCTGGGACAGTTCAACACTGCCACGGAGTACTACAG GAAAACTCTGCAGCTGTCTCGTCAGTTGAAGGACAAGGTGATGGAGGCACAGGCATGTTACAGCCTGGGGAACACCTACACTTTGATGCAACAGTACGAGAGAGCCATAGACTACCACCTCAAACACCTCCTCATAGCCCAGGAGCTCATGGACAG GGTTGGTGAGGGCCGTGCCTGCTGGAGTCTGGGAAATGCCTATGTGTCTTTACAGAACCATCGCCAGGCCCTGCACTACGCCCGCAAATACCTAGACATTTCCAGAGAG ATTGGGGACAGGAATGGCGAGTTGACTGCCAGGATGAATGTGGAGCAGATGATGGAGGCTCTGGGGGTCAACGAGAGTGACCTTTCATCATGTGGGTCAGAGTTCGAGGTGCAAG GAGCCAGACCAAAATACACCAAGAGAAACAGCATGGACAGTGTCGAACTGTGGAAGTACTCGTCAGATAAG ATTGGAGACAGCCAGGATGTGGACAGTATATCCCGGAGAACCAAGAGTCAGCAGTCTCAGCCAGGCAGAGGGAAGGGCTACCCCGACAGCCTGTCCTCAAATGACAGGCAATGGTTGGAATCCCCTGTGGACACCGATGACATAACTGTCCAAGTCCCGCCTCCA AAGCTGGGTCGTGACCCCTCCGATGAGGACTGCTTCTTCGACCTTCTCAGCAAGTTCCAGAGCAGCCGCATGGATGATCAGCGCTGCCACCTAGACGACCTGAATGAAGAGAATGGAGAAAATGGTGAGAACGGAGGGGCCGTCTCTCTCAATGAAATGCTAG ACCCTACACTCATCACGTCACCCCAGACAGAGGAGCTATTTGACCTGATCGTCAGTTCCCAGAGCCGTCGCCTGGACGACCAGCGGGTCAGCGTCAGCAACTTACCCGGCCTCAGGATCACCCATAACAACCTGGGCCACCTGTGTGTCGATGCAGACCCCCAGGAGCCAAGCGATGACTTCTTCAACATGCTCATGAAGTGCCAG TCCTCCAGGATCGATGACCAACGGTGTTCCCCACCAGAAGGGGGGCCCCGGGCCCCCACGGTGCCTGACGAGGACTTCTTTAGTCTGATCCAGAGGGTACAGGCCAAGCGCATGGACGAGCAGCGGGTCCACCTCCCGTCAGATGAACAGGATGGGCCCGACTCCGACCAAGAACCACCCTCCGGAGACTCCAGCTAG
- the LOC118387547 gene encoding G-protein-signaling modulator 1-like isoform X5 has translation MAQSANGVDQDLASKRLHTRMEASCLELALEGERLCKAGDFKGGTAFFEAAVQVGTEDLKTLSAIYSQLGNAYFYLKEYGKALEYHRHDLTLARTIGDRIGEGKASGNLGNTLKVLGRFDEATVCCQRHLDISQEQGDKVGEARALYNIGNVFHAKGKQQLWGCTQDPGDLPPVVRDTLKRATSFYERNLCLVKELGDRAAQGRAFGNLGNTHYLLGNFVEAIKFHRQRLSIAKEFGDKAAERRAYSNLGNALIFLGQFNTATEYYRKTLQLSRQLKDKVMEAQACYSLGNTYTLMQQYERAIDYHLKHLLIAQELMDRVGEGRACWSLGNAYVSLQNHRQALHYARKYLDISREIGDRNGELTARMNVEQMMEALGVNESDLSSCGSEFEVQGARPKYTKRNSMDSVELWKYSSDKIGDSQDVDSISRRTKSQQSQPGRGKGYPDSLSSNDRQWLESPVDTDDITVQVPPPKLGRDPSDEDCFFDLLSKFQSSRMDDQRCHLDDLNEENGENGENGGAVSLNEMLDPTLITSPQTEELFDLIVSSQSRRLDDQRVSVSNLPGLRITHNNLGHLCVDADPQEPSDDFFNMLMKCQSSRIDDQRCSPPEGGPRAPTVPDEDFFSLIQRVQAKRMDEQRVHLPSDEQDGPDSDQEPPSGDSS, from the exons ATGGCTCAGTCTGCTAACGGTGTGGACCAGGATCTGGCCAGCAAGAGGCTCCACACGAG GATGGAGGCCTCATGTCTGGAGTTggccctggagggagagaggctgtGTAAGGCAGGGGACTTTAAAGGGGGGACAGCGTTTTTCGAGGCGGCTGTGCAGGTGGGAACAGAAGACCTGAAGACCCTCAGTGCCATCTACAGCCAACTGGGCAACGCCTACTTTTACCTGAAGGAATACGGCAAGGCCCTGGAGTACCACAGACATGACCTCACTCTGGCCAG GACAATAGGGGACAGGATAGGGGAGGGAAAAGCCAGCGGTAACCTTGGAAACACACTGAAGGTTTTGGGGCGCTTCGACGAGGCAACAGTGTGCTGTCAGAGACACCTGGACATCTCTCAAGAGCAGGGGGACaag GTGGGAGAGGCCAGGGCTCTGTATAATATAGGGAATGTGTTCCATGCCAAAGGAAAGCAGCAGCTATGGGGCTGTACCCAGGACCCTGGAGACCTGCCACCAGTCGTCAGAGATACACTGAAAAGGGCTACTAGCTTCTATGA gaGGAATCTGTGTCTGGTCAAAGAGCTGGGCGACCGAGCTGCTCAGGGCAGGGCCTTTGGTAACCTAGGCAACACCCACTACTTGCTGGGAAATTTTGTGGAGGCCATCAAATTCCACAGACAG AGGCTGTCCATCGCCAAGGAGTTTGGTGACAAAGCAGCTGAACGTAGAGCCTATAGTAACCTAGGCAACGCTCTGATTTTCCTGGGACAGTTCAACACTGCCACGGAGTACTACAG GAAAACTCTGCAGCTGTCTCGTCAGTTGAAGGACAAGGTGATGGAGGCACAGGCATGTTACAGCCTGGGGAACACCTACACTTTGATGCAACAGTACGAGAGAGCCATAGACTACCACCTCAAACACCTCCTCATAGCCCAGGAGCTCATGGACAG GGTTGGTGAGGGCCGTGCCTGCTGGAGTCTGGGAAATGCCTATGTGTCTTTACAGAACCATCGCCAGGCCCTGCACTACGCCCGCAAATACCTAGACATTTCCAGAGAG ATTGGGGACAGGAATGGCGAGTTGACTGCCAGGATGAATGTGGAGCAGATGATGGAGGCTCTGGGGGTCAACGAGAGTGACCTTTCATCATGTGGGTCAGAGTTCGAGGTGCAAG GAGCCAGACCAAAATACACCAAGAGAAACAGCATGGACAGTGTCGAACTGTGGAAGTACTCGTCAGATAAG ATTGGAGACAGCCAGGATGTGGACAGTATATCCCGGAGAACCAAGAGTCAGCAGTCTCAGCCAGGCAGAGGGAAGGGCTACCCCGACAGCCTGTCCTCAAATGACAGGCAATGGTTGGAATCCCCTGTGGACACCGATGACATAACTGTCCAAGTCCCGCCTCCA AAGCTGGGTCGTGACCCCTCCGATGAGGACTGCTTCTTCGACCTTCTCAGCAAGTTCCAGAGCAGCCGCATGGATGATCAGCGCTGCCACCTAGACGACCTGAATGAAGAGAATGGAGAAAATGGTGAGAACGGAGGGGCCGTCTCTCTCAATGAAATGCTAG ACCCTACACTCATCACGTCACCCCAGACAGAGGAGCTATTTGACCTGATCGTCAGTTCCCAGAGCCGTCGCCTGGACGACCAGCGGGTCAGCGTCAGCAACTTACCCGGCCTCAGGATCACCCATAACAACCTGGGCCACCTGTGTGTCGATGCAGACCCCCAGGAGCCAAGCGATGACTTCTTCAACATGCTCATGAAGTGCCAG TCCTCCAGGATCGATGACCAACGGTGTTCCCCACCAGAAGGGGGGCCCCGGGCCCCCACGGTGCCTGACGAGGACTTCTTTAGTCTGATCCAGAGGGTACAGGCCAAGCGCATGGACGAGCAGCGGGTCCACCTCCCGTCAGATGAACAGGATGGGCCCGACTCCGACCAAGAACCACCCTCCGGAGACTCCAGCTAG
- the LOC118387547 gene encoding G-protein-signaling modulator 1-like isoform X6: protein MEASCLELALEGERLCKAGDFKGGTAFFEAAVQVGTEDLKTLSAIYSQLGNAYFYLKEYGKALEYHRHDLTLARTIGDRIGEGKASGNLGNTLKVLGRFDEATVCCQRHLDISQEQGDKVGEARALYNIGNVFHAKGKQQLWGCTQDPGDLPPVVRDTLKRATSFYERNLCLVKELGDRAAQGRAFGNLGNTHYLLGNFVEAIKFHRQRLSIAKEFGDKAAERRAYSNLGNALIFLGQFNTATEYYRKTLQLSRQLKDKVMEAQACYSLGNTYTLMQQYERAIDYHLKHLLIAQELMDRVGEGRACWSLGNAYVSLQNHRQALHYARKYLDISREIGDRNGELTARMNVEQMMEALGVNESDLSSCGSEFEVQGARPKYTKRNSMDSVELWKYSSDKIGDSQDVDSISRRTKSQQSQPGRGKGYPDSLSSNDRQWLESPVDTDDITVQVPPPKLGRDPSDEDCFFDLLSKFQSSRMDDQRCHLDDLNEENGENGENGGAVSLNEMLDPTLITSPQTEELFDLIVSSQSRRLDDQRVSVSNLPGLRITHNNLGHLCVDADPQEPSDDFFNMLMKCQSSRIDDQRCSPPEGGPRAPTVPDEDFFSLIQRVQAKRMDEQRVHLPSDEQDGPDSDQEPPSGDSS from the exons ATGGAGGCCTCATGTCTGGAGTTggccctggagggagagaggctgtGTAAGGCAGGGGACTTTAAAGGGGGGACAGCGTTTTTCGAGGCGGCTGTGCAGGTGGGAACAGAAGACCTGAAGACCCTCAGTGCCATCTACAGCCAACTGGGCAACGCCTACTTTTACCTGAAGGAATACGGCAAGGCCCTGGAGTACCACAGACATGACCTCACTCTGGCCAG GACAATAGGGGACAGGATAGGGGAGGGAAAAGCCAGCGGTAACCTTGGAAACACACTGAAGGTTTTGGGGCGCTTCGACGAGGCAACAGTGTGCTGTCAGAGACACCTGGACATCTCTCAAGAGCAGGGGGACaag GTGGGAGAGGCCAGGGCTCTGTATAATATAGGGAATGTGTTCCATGCCAAAGGAAAGCAGCAGCTATGGGGCTGTACCCAGGACCCTGGAGACCTGCCACCAGTCGTCAGAGATACACTGAAAAGGGCTACTAGCTTCTATGA gaGGAATCTGTGTCTGGTCAAAGAGCTGGGCGACCGAGCTGCTCAGGGCAGGGCCTTTGGTAACCTAGGCAACACCCACTACTTGCTGGGAAATTTTGTGGAGGCCATCAAATTCCACAGACAG AGGCTGTCCATCGCCAAGGAGTTTGGTGACAAAGCAGCTGAACGTAGAGCCTATAGTAACCTAGGCAACGCTCTGATTTTCCTGGGACAGTTCAACACTGCCACGGAGTACTACAG GAAAACTCTGCAGCTGTCTCGTCAGTTGAAGGACAAGGTGATGGAGGCACAGGCATGTTACAGCCTGGGGAACACCTACACTTTGATGCAACAGTACGAGAGAGCCATAGACTACCACCTCAAACACCTCCTCATAGCCCAGGAGCTCATGGACAG GGTTGGTGAGGGCCGTGCCTGCTGGAGTCTGGGAAATGCCTATGTGTCTTTACAGAACCATCGCCAGGCCCTGCACTACGCCCGCAAATACCTAGACATTTCCAGAGAG ATTGGGGACAGGAATGGCGAGTTGACTGCCAGGATGAATGTGGAGCAGATGATGGAGGCTCTGGGGGTCAACGAGAGTGACCTTTCATCATGTGGGTCAGAGTTCGAGGTGCAAG GAGCCAGACCAAAATACACCAAGAGAAACAGCATGGACAGTGTCGAACTGTGGAAGTACTCGTCAGATAAG ATTGGAGACAGCCAGGATGTGGACAGTATATCCCGGAGAACCAAGAGTCAGCAGTCTCAGCCAGGCAGAGGGAAGGGCTACCCCGACAGCCTGTCCTCAAATGACAGGCAATGGTTGGAATCCCCTGTGGACACCGATGACATAACTGTCCAAGTCCCGCCTCCA AAGCTGGGTCGTGACCCCTCCGATGAGGACTGCTTCTTCGACCTTCTCAGCAAGTTCCAGAGCAGCCGCATGGATGATCAGCGCTGCCACCTAGACGACCTGAATGAAGAGAATGGAGAAAATGGTGAGAACGGAGGGGCCGTCTCTCTCAATGAAATGCTAG ACCCTACACTCATCACGTCACCCCAGACAGAGGAGCTATTTGACCTGATCGTCAGTTCCCAGAGCCGTCGCCTGGACGACCAGCGGGTCAGCGTCAGCAACTTACCCGGCCTCAGGATCACCCATAACAACCTGGGCCACCTGTGTGTCGATGCAGACCCCCAGGAGCCAAGCGATGACTTCTTCAACATGCTCATGAAGTGCCAG TCCTCCAGGATCGATGACCAACGGTGTTCCCCACCAGAAGGGGGGCCCCGGGCCCCCACGGTGCCTGACGAGGACTTCTTTAGTCTGATCCAGAGGGTACAGGCCAAGCGCATGGACGAGCAGCGGGTCCACCTCCCGTCAGATGAACAGGATGGGCCCGACTCCGACCAAGAACCACCCTCCGGAGACTCCAGCTAG
- the LOC118387547 gene encoding G-protein-signaling modulator 1-like isoform X4, giving the protein MSSNSCHLTGAQSAVCRLVHRGFRPRALLMPIRLELGVYVEKTRTKQKHRMEASCLELALEGERLCKAGDFKGGTAFFEAAVQVGTEDLKTLSAIYSQLGNAYFYLKEYGKALEYHRHDLTLARTIGDRIGEGKASGNLGNTLKVLGRFDEATVCCQRHLDISQEQGDKVGEARALYNIGNVFHAKGKQQLWGCTQDPGDLPPVVRDTLKRATSFYERNLCLVKELGDRAAQGRAFGNLGNTHYLLGNFVEAIKFHRQRLSIAKEFGDKAAERRAYSNLGNALIFLGQFNTATEYYRKTLQLSRQLKDKVMEAQACYSLGNTYTLMQQYERAIDYHLKHLLIAQELMDRVGEGRACWSLGNAYVSLQNHRQALHYARKYLDISREIGDRNGELTARMNVEQMMEALGVNESDLSSCGSEFEVQGARPKYTKRNSMDSVELWKYSSDKIGDSQDVDSISRRTKSQQSQPGRGKGYPDSLSSNDRQWLESPVDTDDITVQVPPPLGRDPSDEDCFFDLLSKFQSSRMDDQRCHLDDLNEENGENDPTLITSPQTEELFDLIVSSQSRRLDDQRVSVSNLPGLRITHNNLGHLCVDADPQEPSDDFFNMLMKCQSSRIDDQRCSPPEGGPRAPTVPDEDFFSLIQRVQAKRMDEQRVHLPSDEQDGPDSDQEPPSGDSS; this is encoded by the exons ATGTCATCTAACTCTTGCCATCTCACTGGGGCCCAGAGTGCGGTGTGCAGGCTGGTCCACCGGGGCTTCAGACCCCGGGCCCTGCTGATGCCCATAAGGCTGGAGCTGGGGGTGTACGTCGAGAAGACCCGCACCAAACAGAAACACAG GATGGAGGCCTCATGTCTGGAGTTggccctggagggagagaggctgtGTAAGGCAGGGGACTTTAAAGGGGGGACAGCGTTTTTCGAGGCGGCTGTGCAGGTGGGAACAGAAGACCTGAAGACCCTCAGTGCCATCTACAGCCAACTGGGCAACGCCTACTTTTACCTGAAGGAATACGGCAAGGCCCTGGAGTACCACAGACATGACCTCACTCTGGCCAG GACAATAGGGGACAGGATAGGGGAGGGAAAAGCCAGCGGTAACCTTGGAAACACACTGAAGGTTTTGGGGCGCTTCGACGAGGCAACAGTGTGCTGTCAGAGACACCTGGACATCTCTCAAGAGCAGGGGGACaag GTGGGAGAGGCCAGGGCTCTGTATAATATAGGGAATGTGTTCCATGCCAAAGGAAAGCAGCAGCTATGGGGCTGTACCCAGGACCCTGGAGACCTGCCACCAGTCGTCAGAGATACACTGAAAAGGGCTACTAGCTTCTATGA gaGGAATCTGTGTCTGGTCAAAGAGCTGGGCGACCGAGCTGCTCAGGGCAGGGCCTTTGGTAACCTAGGCAACACCCACTACTTGCTGGGAAATTTTGTGGAGGCCATCAAATTCCACAGACAG AGGCTGTCCATCGCCAAGGAGTTTGGTGACAAAGCAGCTGAACGTAGAGCCTATAGTAACCTAGGCAACGCTCTGATTTTCCTGGGACAGTTCAACACTGCCACGGAGTACTACAG GAAAACTCTGCAGCTGTCTCGTCAGTTGAAGGACAAGGTGATGGAGGCACAGGCATGTTACAGCCTGGGGAACACCTACACTTTGATGCAACAGTACGAGAGAGCCATAGACTACCACCTCAAACACCTCCTCATAGCCCAGGAGCTCATGGACAG GGTTGGTGAGGGCCGTGCCTGCTGGAGTCTGGGAAATGCCTATGTGTCTTTACAGAACCATCGCCAGGCCCTGCACTACGCCCGCAAATACCTAGACATTTCCAGAGAG ATTGGGGACAGGAATGGCGAGTTGACTGCCAGGATGAATGTGGAGCAGATGATGGAGGCTCTGGGGGTCAACGAGAGTGACCTTTCATCATGTGGGTCAGAGTTCGAGGTGCAAG GAGCCAGACCAAAATACACCAAGAGAAACAGCATGGACAGTGTCGAACTGTGGAAGTACTCGTCAGATAAG ATTGGAGACAGCCAGGATGTGGACAGTATATCCCGGAGAACCAAGAGTCAGCAGTCTCAGCCAGGCAGAGGGAAGGGCTACCCCGACAGCCTGTCCTCAAATGACAGGCAATGGTTGGAATCCCCTGTGGACACCGATGACATAACTGTCCAAGTCCCGCCTCCA CTGGGTCGTGACCCCTCCGATGAGGACTGCTTCTTCGACCTTCTCAGCAAGTTCCAGAGCAGCCGCATGGATGATCAGCGCTGCCACCTAGACGACCTGAATGAAGAGAATGGAGAAAATG ACCCTACACTCATCACGTCACCCCAGACAGAGGAGCTATTTGACCTGATCGTCAGTTCCCAGAGCCGTCGCCTGGACGACCAGCGGGTCAGCGTCAGCAACTTACCCGGCCTCAGGATCACCCATAACAACCTGGGCCACCTGTGTGTCGATGCAGACCCCCAGGAGCCAAGCGATGACTTCTTCAACATGCTCATGAAGTGCCAG TCCTCCAGGATCGATGACCAACGGTGTTCCCCACCAGAAGGGGGGCCCCGGGCCCCCACGGTGCCTGACGAGGACTTCTTTAGTCTGATCCAGAGGGTACAGGCCAAGCGCATGGACGAGCAGCGGGTCCACCTCCCGTCAGATGAACAGGATGGGCCCGACTCCGACCAAGAACCACCCTCCGGAGACTCCAGCTAG